TGGGTGTAAAATGAAGGTATTAAATTCATTTTTTTTCATTAGTTAGGTCTTCTTGAGAATAGCAGACCTATTTTTTTTTGACAACAATCGGTCAACCCCGCACGCAGTAAGGGGTTGACCGATTGTTGTCTCCCCTCCAGGTCACTAAAGCACCCTACAAAACAAATCAATTTAAATTTTGGTAATAGTGATATGTCGAGGCTGATGTTTTACTCTTTCCAGCCATGCTTGGATCGCTGGAAATCCACTTAAATCGAATCCACCTTCATCAGCTACATGAGTATAAGCATACAAACTTATATCAGCGATCGTATATCGTTCTGCTACAAAAAATTTGCGATCGCGTAAATGCCTTTCCATCACCCCTAGCGCTGCATAACCCCGTTCCCATTTTTCCTTGAGGGCGTCCCGATATTCCTCAGCTTTGCCTAAAATAGAAATCCAGTATCTCGATGTGGCAATATTAGGTTCGTGGCTGTACTGTTCAAAAAATAGCCATTGGAGAACTTGCGCTTTTTCAAAACTATCATTTGGTAGAAAATTTGTACTTTCGCTCAAGTAAAATAAAATGGCATTTGATTCGGCTAGTAGCTGTCCGGACGAAATTTCTAAAATAGGAACTCGCCCGTTATAATTTTTACTTAAAAATTCTGGTGTACGGGTTTCTTCATTGAGGATGTTGACATCTATTCGTTCAAAAGGAATATTCAATTGAGTTAATAAAAGACGGACTTTATAGCAGTTA
This genomic stretch from Leptolyngbyaceae cyanobacterium harbors:
- a CDS encoding glutathione S-transferase family protein, yielding MFKLYDFLPSGNCYKVRLLLTQLNIPFERIDVNILNEETRTPEFLSKNYNGRVPILEISSGQLLAESNAILFYLSESTNFLPNDSFEKAQVLQWLFFEQYSHEPNIATSRYWISILGKAEEYRDALKEKWERGYAALGVMERHLRDRKFFVAERYTIADISLYAYTHVADEGGFDLSGFPAIQAWLERVKHQPRHITITKI